Proteins encoded by one window of Vitis vinifera cultivar Pinot Noir 40024 chromosome 10, ASM3070453v1:
- the LOC100263804 gene encoding aspartyl protease family protein At5g10770, translated as MGLVWFLGWFYLLATASSFVEKENEAVALGPRVNQSGGVVQMTIHHVHGPGSSLAPQPPVSFSDVLAWDDARVKTLNSRLTRKDTRFPKSVLTKKDIRFPKSVSVPLNPGASIGSGNYYVKVGLGSPARYYSMIVDTGSSLSWLQCKPCVVYCHVQADPLFDPSASKTYKSLSCTSSQCSSLVDATLNNPLCETSSNVCVYTASYGDSSYSMGYLSQDLLTLAPSQTLPGFVYGCGQDSEGLFGRAAGILGLGRNKLSMLGQVSSKFGYAFSYCLPTRGGGGFLSIGKASLAGSAYKFTPMTTDPGNPSLYFLRLTAITVGGRALGVAAAQYRVPTIIDSGTVITRLPMSVYTPFQQAFVKIMSSKYARAPGFSILDTCFKGNLKDMQSVPEVRLIFQGGADLNLRPVNVLLQVDEGLTCLAFAGNNGVAIIGNHQQQTFKVAHDISTARIGFATGGCN; from the exons ATGGGTTTGGTTTGGTTTCTGGGGTGGTTTTATCTTCTTGCAACTGCTTCTTCGTTTGTGGAAAAAG aAAATGAGGCAGTAGCACTAGGCCCCCGGGTGAACCAGTCAGGAGGCGTCGTACAGATGACTATACATCATGTGCATGGACCTGGCTCGTCTCTAGCACCCCAACCTCCAGTATCGTTCTCGGACGTACTGGCTTGGGATGACGCACGTGTAAAGACACTGAACTCCAGGCTGACAAGGAAGGACACCCGGTTCCCGAAATCCGTTCTGACAAAGAAGGACATCCGGTTCCCGAAATCCGTAAGCGTCCCTCTGAATCCAGGCGCTTCGATTGGGTCTGGCAATTATTATGTGAAGGTAGGGCTTGGCAGCCCTGCTAGGTACTACTCCATGATTGTGGATACCGGAAGCTCCTTGTCCTGGCTCCAGTGCAAGCCTTGTGTTGTATACTGTCATGTCCAGGCGGACCCTCTGTTCGATCCTTCAGCATCTAAGACCTATAAATCTTTGTCATGCACCTCCTCTCAGTGCTCCTCCCTCGTGGATGCCACTCTCAACAACCCCTTGTGTGAAACTTCCTCTAATGTGTGCGTTTACACGGCCAGCTATGGCGATTCGTCTTACTCCATGGGCTACTTGAGTCAAGACCTACTGACCTTGGCCCCATCTCAGACCCTGCCTGGTTTCGTGTATGGGTGTGGGCAAGACAGCGAAGGATTGTTCGGGCGAGCAGCTGGTATTCTTGGGCTGGGCCGTAACAAGCTGTCCATGCTTGGCCAGGTGTCCTCCAAATTCGGATATGCCTTCTCTTACTGTCTTCCCACCAGAGGAGGCGGAGGCTTCTTGTCCATAGGAAAGGCTTCGCTGGCGGGATCAGCCTACAAGTTCACCCCAATGACGACAGATCCTGGGAACCCCAGCTTATACTTCTTAAGGTTAACGGCTATCACAGTGGGAGGCAGGGCCCTGGGAGTAGCTGCAGCCCAGTACAGAGTCCCCACCATCATAGACTCTGGAACAGTAATCACCCGTCTTCCTATGTCCGTATACACCCCTTTCCAGCAGGCGTTTGTGAAGATCATGTCCAGTAAGTACGCACGGGCACCGGGATTTTCCATACTGGATACTTGTTTCAAGGGTAATCTCAAGGACATGCAGTCAGTCCCGGAGGTCCGACTGATATTCCAGGGAGGTGCTGACCTCAATCTCAGGCCTGTCAACGTCCTCCTACAAGTTGATGAGGGTCTTACCTGCTTGGCGTTCGCTGGAAACAATGGAGTGGCCATAATTGGGAACCATCAACAGCAGACATTTAAGGTTGCTCATGACATCTCCACTGCAAGAATTGGGTTTGCCACTGGTGGCTGCAATTGA